A stretch of DNA from Methylosinus sp. LW4:
TTCGCTTCGCCGCCCCATGGCGAGCCTCCCCTCGAAACATTTCGCGCCCGGCTCGCGGCGACGCGCGCGCGCACTCTGGCGCTCGCCGCGCCGCTCGGCCCCGAGGATATGGCGGCGCAGGCGATAGAGGAGGCGAGCCCCACGAAATGGCATCTCGCCCATACGAGCTGGTTCTTCGAGAACTTCGTGCTGACGCGCTTTCTGCCCGGCTATCGTCTCTTCGATCCCGCCTTCGCCTATTGCTTCAACTCCTATTACGAGGGCGCCGGCTCCCGGCAGCCGCGGCCGCAGCGCGGCCTGCTGAGCCAGCCCACGCTCGAGCGCGTCATGGCCTATCGCCGCCATGTCGAGGCGGCGCTGGAGCGGCTCTTCGACCTCGGCCTCGCGCCGCAGAGCGAGGCGGCGCGGCTGCTGGAGCTCGGCCTGCAGCATGAGCAGCAGCATCAGGAGCTGATCCTCAGCGACATTCTCGCGCTCTTCGCCGCCAATCCGCTGCGGCCGGCCTATCGCGCGGCGCCGCCGCGCGCCCTTTGCGGCCTGCCGGAGCCGCTGCGCTGGATCGGCTACGCGGGCGGAATCGTGCGCATCGGAAGCGACGCGGACGATGAGCATTTCGCCTTCGATCGAGGTTTCGCCTTCGACAATGAGACGCCGCGCCATGATGCGCTGATCCATCCTTTCGAGATCGCCGATCGGCCCGTGACCAACGCCGAATGGCTGGAGTTCATCGAGGATGGCGGCTATGGCGATCCCGCCTTCTGGCTCTTCGACGGCTGGGAGACGATCCAGCGCGAAGGCTGGGAGGCGCCGGCCTATTGGGAGCGGCGCGGCGACCTCTGGCTCGCCATGACGCTCGAAGGCTTGCGGCCGCTGGAGCCCGCCGCTCCGGTCGTCCATGTGAGCTTCTACGAGGCCGACGCCTTCGCCCGCTGGGCCGGCGCGCGCCTGCCCAGCGAATTCGAATGGGAGACGGTGGCGCAGCAGGAGCCGATCGCCGGCAATCTGCTCGAGAACGACGCGCTGCGCCCGCTGCCGCCGTCGGAGAATTTTCAAGGCCATGCGCGCCAGCTGTTCGGCGATGTGTGGGAATGGACGGGCGGCGCCTATCTCCCCTACCCCGGCTATCGTCGGCCGGCCGGCGCCATAGGCGAATACAACGCCAAATTCATGTGCGACCAGCATGTGCTGCGCGGCGGCGGCTGCGCGACGCCGCAGAGCCATATTCGCGCCAGCTATCGCAACTTCCTCCATGCGCGCCAGCGCTGGCTGTTCGCCGGCCTGCGCCTCGCCAGGGATGTGGGCCGATGACCAATGATATCGATCGCGCGACGCCTTCGGAGCCGAAGGGCCACGGCTTCGCGGCGGATGTGCTCGACGGGCTCTCGCGCGCAGAGAAGCGCCTCTCCTGTCTCTATTTCTACGATGCGGCGGGCAGCGAGCTGTTCGACGAGATCACGCGGCTGCCGGATTATTATCCGACGCGCGTGGAGACGGACATTCTCGCCGCGCATGGCGAGGAGATGCTCGGCGGCGCCGATGCGGACTCGGCGCTGGTCGAGTTCGGCTCCGGCTCCAGCCGCAAGACCGAACTATTGCTCGAGCGCGCGCCGCGCCTCGCGCTCTATGCGCCGATCGACGTCTGCGCCAGCGCGCTGGAGAAAGCGCGCGCGCGTCTTTCTGCGCGCTTTCCGCATTTGCGCGTCTGCCCCATCGTCGCCGATTTCTCGCGGCCGGCGCCACTGCCCGCGGCGCTCGCCGATCGACGCCGCATCGGCTTCTTTCCCGGCTCGACGATCGGCAATTTCACGCCGGACGAAGCGCGCGCATTGCTGCTGGCCATGCGCGTATTGCTCGGGCCGGGCGGACGGCTCATCGTCGGCGTCGATTTGAAGAAAGACCCGTCGCGCCTCATCGCCGCCTATAATGACGCGCATGGCGTGACGGCGGCCTTCAATCTC
This window harbors:
- the egtB gene encoding ergothioneine biosynthesis protein EgtB, with the translated sequence MATRPMARTDFASPPHGEPPLETFRARLAATRARTLALAAPLGPEDMAAQAIEEASPTKWHLAHTSWFFENFVLTRFLPGYRLFDPAFAYCFNSYYEGAGSRQPRPQRGLLSQPTLERVMAYRRHVEAALERLFDLGLAPQSEAARLLELGLQHEQQHQELILSDILALFAANPLRPAYRAAPPRALCGLPEPLRWIGYAGGIVRIGSDADDEHFAFDRGFAFDNETPRHDALIHPFEIADRPVTNAEWLEFIEDGGYGDPAFWLFDGWETIQREGWEAPAYWERRGDLWLAMTLEGLRPLEPAAPVVHVSFYEADAFARWAGARLPSEFEWETVAQQEPIAGNLLENDALRPLPPSENFQGHARQLFGDVWEWTGGAYLPYPGYRRPAGAIGEYNAKFMCDQHVLRGGGCATPQSHIRASYRNFLHARQRWLFAGLRLARDVGR
- the egtD gene encoding L-histidine N(alpha)-methyltransferase, translating into MTNDIDRATPSEPKGHGFAADVLDGLSRAEKRLSCLYFYDAAGSELFDEITRLPDYYPTRVETDILAAHGEEMLGGADADSALVEFGSGSSRKTELLLERAPRLALYAPIDVCASALEKARARLSARFPHLRVCPIVADFSRPAPLPAALADRRRIGFFPGSTIGNFTPDEARALLLAMRVLLGPGGRLIVGVDLKKDPSRLIAAYNDAHGVTAAFNLNLLARINRELGGGFDLSGFCHQAIYDARAGRIEMRLVSRRRQTAKIGGRDFAFSRGETIHTEDCYKYGVDEFRVTASDAGWAPGRVWTDAEALFSVHELRAP